The sequence CCGGATCATCGCCAACACCCGGTACGGGCCCCTGACCGAGGCCGACCGGGACTTCGTCGTCAAGGTGCGGGCCGCGGGGCTCTGGGAGCATCCGCTGGGGTTGATGGCCATGGAGCGTGGCACGACGCCCGCGATGAAGGAGGCCGGGAAGCACCTTGTCGCCGGGCACTCCGGGCTCGACGAGATGTGTCGGAAGATGGCCCCCGAACTGGGGATCACCCTGCCCAACCAGGCCAGCCCGCAGCAACAGCAGTTCGTGGCGACCGTGGACGGGAGCACCGGGCAGCAGTTCGACACGACCGCCGTCAACATCATGCGCGTCACGCACGGGCAGATCTTCCCCGTCATCGCCAAGATCCGCGCCAACACCAAGAACACCATGATCCGTGAGCTGGCCGACCTGGCCAACGACACCGTCCTCGACCACATCACGGTGTTGGAGAAGACCGACCTGGTCAACTACGACCAGGTCAACTTCCAGCAGACCACCCCGCCCAAGCTTCCCAAGACCGAGATGACCCCGCCCGCCCCGCAGCCGGGCGCACCCGTCCTCGTCCTCAACGAGCCCGAGGGCCTGGACGTCAACACGACCTCCCCGACCCCGACCCCCACTCCCACCCCCGCCGTCGGGTGAGCGGATCAGTGAGGGAGAGGGGCTCGCACGCTTTACGCGTCGTGCCTCGCCGTCGCGTCCACCCAGCCCAGCGGGTGCGGCTCCGCGTCGTCCACGTCCGGGACCGGGGGTTCGCCGCCCGCCTCGTTGAAGGCGGTCAAGGCCTCCACGATCGCCGTCCGTTGGTGGGGAGTGAGGCGTTCCACGATCGTGGCGATCTCCGCGCGGCGGCGGGCCGTGACGTCCTCCACCGTGCGCCGCCCCTCCTCCGTGAGCCGCAGCAGGGTCTCGCGGCGGTTGCCGGGGTTGGTCTGCCGGTCGGCGAGACCGGCGGTGATGAGCCGGTCGACCATCCGCATGGCGGTCGACGGCGCGACCTGGAGCAGTTCGGCGAGGGTGACCAGCTTGGTCGCGCCACGCGTGGACAGGACGACCAGCATCCGGACCTGCGGCAGCGTCACCCGCTCCTCGACCTCGGCGAGCGAACGGGCCGAGACCGCGACGAGCACGCGCGACGCGGTCAGCACCGCCCGGGTCACCGCGTCGACATCATCGACACCGTCGACGGCCGCGTCCTCCGCGGTCACCGCGGCCACTTCGGCCACCTCGGTCACCGCGGCCACTTCGTTCTTGGTGGTCGTGTCCTTCGTGACGTCCAGGTCCTCCGTGACATCGACGTCATCCATGGCTCCGACAGGGGTCTCGTGCTCCGGCATGTGTCCTTTCTATCTCGCCGAAGTGTTCGCCCACTCACCTGATCCACACAGATTTTCCCTGTACGTGACCTGGGCGCGTGACCGGGTACGTGACCTGGCCAGGCGCTCAACGCCCCGGCGCCGGGCCCGTACTTCTGCGCACGATCAGTTCGACCGGCACCACCCGGCCCAGCGCCGGTTCCGGTGGGCCGTCCAGTTGGGACAGGAGCAGCCGCAGGGAACGCGTACCGATCTCGGGGAAGTCGGTACGGACCGTGGTCAGCGGGGGCAGCAGGTGCGCGGCCTCGGGGATGTCGTCGTAGCCGACCACGCTGACGTCGTCCGGCACATGGCGGCCCGACTCGTGGAGGGCGCGCAGCACCCCGAGTGCCATCTGGTCGTTGGAGGCGAAGATCGCGGTGACGTCGGGATCTCCGGCCAGGCCGCGGCCCAGTTCGTAGCCCGAGTCGGCGCTCCAGTCGCCGACGAGGGGCTCGTGGACCGGGGCCCCCGCCGCCTGCAGCGTGGCCCGCCAGGCCTCCACCCTCCGGTCCGCCGACAGCCAGCCCGTGGGGCCCGCGATGTGCCGGACCGTCCCGTGGCCGAGGTCCAGCAGGTGTTCGGTCGCCATACGGGCGCCCGCGCGGTTGTCCGCCGTCACGAACGACGCGTCGTTGCCCAGGTCGTTCTCCAGGATCATCAGCGGGGTGTCGAGCTGTGCCTCCGCCAGCGCCCTGCCCACCCAGCGCTGCGGGGCGATGGCGATCACACCGTCCGCGCCCTCGGCCGACAGCGTGTCCACGGCGCGTACGACGGTGGCCCGGTCGGCCGTGTCGAGTGCGATCGAGCTCACGAGGTAACCGGCGTCCTGGGCCGCCGTGTTGATCGCGGTCAGGATGGAGGCGGGGCCGAACCGGGCCGCGTCGAAGGAGATCACGCCGAGCATGCGGGTCCGGCCGCTGGCCAGGGAGCGTGCGCTGCGGCTCGGGCGGTAGCCGAGGGTGCGCATGGCGGTCAGGACCACCTCGCGGGTCTCGGGGCGGACGGCCGGGTTGTCGTTCAGCACGCGGGAGACCGTCTGCTTGGACACACCGGCCAGCCGCGCCACGTCGCCCATCACCGGGCGCGCCCCCGCGAAGTTGCGTCGGCTGCGGCCCTTGGCGGGTCCTGGCCCTGGGGGCGGCGCGCCGTCACCGGTGCTTCGGGTCATGGCGGGTGATGTCCTTCGGGTTCGTGGTTCGTCCCGGCGGTCGTGCCCTCGCCCGGCTGGCCCACAGAATAGGCCGCCGGGCGAGAGAGTGGCGTCACGGGCGCTGCGGGCTCACCCCTCCCCCACCGCCCAGGTACGGGTCGTCACCCACTCGACCCGCTCGACCGCCACCTCGGCTCCCCCGCCGCCGGCCGCCCCCTCCGCCACGTACACCCTCGCGTCCGCCCGTCGCGGCAGCACCTTCAGTCGCAGCCCCTCCCCCCGAAGGGCGAAGGCCGGGAGTCGGTCCAGGGCGATGTCCCAGGGCAGTCCCGCGAAGAACTGGTCCGCCACCAGTGTGTCGCCGACGTAGGCGCGTGCCACGTCTCCGGTCCAGTGGACGCGCAGGAGGGTGCCGGTGAGGGGCAGTCCGTCCGGAACGGCGATGGCGTACTCGGCGGCGGCCGTGTCGTAGTGCTCGTCGGCGGGGGCGCTCGCCCGGCCCTGCACGCCCGTCACGGGTTCGGGCGCCGGGCCCGCGGCACGGACCAGCCCCGCCTTCCCCGTAAAACGCGGGTGCCGGCCCTCGCTGAGCACCTGAAACCGCGTGAACACCCCGTCTCCCGACTCCCGCACGCTCGCGCCCGTCACCACCGGCGGCCGGCGTGGCGCGGGCAGCACGGCGAACGAGGGGTCACCGGCCGGGCCGTGCACGCGTACCTCTCCCTGCCCGTCCCGCGCGTGCTCGTCGAAGACGACGCCTGCGCCGGTCTCGCAGAGCACCAGCCGTTCGGCTCCCCAGGCGACACCCCGGTAGGCGGTACGGGCCGTCGTCGCGTCCAGGACCAGGATGCCGACCCGGTCGCCGTCCGCCGTGTCCACCTCCACCAGGGCGTCGGTGCCGGGGCGCAGCCCGGTGACCAGGACGCGGCCGTCGAGCGTGGCGCACTGTCCGGAGGGCGTCCGCACCGACGCCAACGTGGTGGCGTCCAGGGCCAGTTCGACGGGCACGCCCTCCGTCGCCGCCAGCACCAGGACCGTACGACTGCCGCCGTCACCGTCGTCGACGACCGTGCACACGGGCTGGGCGGTGGCCCAGTCCAGGCGGAGGCCGTCCACGTCGAGGCGGAGGGGCCAGCAGAAGTAGGCGCCCGCCGGGACCGTGACGGGTGTGCTCGGGAGGGTGAGCGCGGGCCCCGCCGGGAACTCGACCGTGAACGAGGTGTCCGGGTGGGCGGGCAACTCCTCGTGCGGCTGGTGGTTGTTGACGAAGAGGAAGCCGGAGTCCTCCGCGGCCCGGACCGCCCAGCGCAGGGTGTCCCGGTCGCCCTGCCCCGTCGGCTGTCGTGCCGGGAGGAAGGACTCCATCGGCGCGAGCAGCTGCCCGAAGTCCGCCAACATCAGGTGCTGGAGGCGCAGTTCGTCGTACGAGGGCCGGTACTGGCCGTACTCGCCGAGCGGAGCCTGGAAGTCGTAGGTTCGGACGGGGAGGTCGTTGGGGTAGCCCGTCGCGTGGGACTCCTGGAGGGTCGTCCGCTCCCCCACGGGATTCGTCCCGCCGTGGAACATGTAGTAGCCCTGCCACACGGATCCGCAGCCGATCTTCGTGAGGCCGAGCGCGCCGACGTCGGCCGCGTCGACCCGTGGACGGCGGTGGTAGGAGACCGCCATGCCGCCGCCCAACTCGCAGGTGGCCCAGGGGAATCGGGCCGCCGAGGCCGACGGGTCGGCGCCGCGTACCGTCGTTGGGCGCAGGTCGGCGCCGATGCCCTCGTCATCACGCTGGTGGGTGAAGAAGAAGTGCTTGCGGCAGGTGTCGGGCCAGCCGCCGTCGGCCTCGGTCCAGAAGGTCTCGGGGTAGCCGCCGTACAGCGGAAGCAGTTCGTCGGGCGGGAGTCGGACCCCGCCCCACGCCGTCGACGTCCAGAGCGGGGCGCTCAGACCGGCGTCCTGTGCCATGCGTTTCAGGGTCAGCAGGTGGCCCGGCTGGTCGTAGAGCTCGTTCTCGATCTGGATGGCGACGATCGGGCCGCCGTGCGCGCGGTCGAGCCCGTACAGCTGCCCGGCGATCGCCTCGTACCAGGTGCGTACGGGTTCGAGGTAGGCCGGATCGTCGGTGCGCGGGGCGCGGGTGCGGGTCAGGAGCCAGTCGGGGAAGCCGCCGTTGCGGACCTCCGCGTGGGACCAGGGGCCGATGCGGGGGATGAGGTCCAGGCCGTGGCGGGCGCAGAGTTGGGCGAATCTTCGCAGGTCACGGTCGCCGTCGAAGCGGATCCGGCCCTCGGTCTCCTCGTGGTGGATCCAGATGACGTAGCCGGCGACGGCCGTCACCCCGCCCGCCTTCATCTTCAGCAGCTCCTCCTCCCACTCCCCTGCCGGGTAGCGGGTGTAGTGGAACTCGCCGGAGACCGGGAACCAGGGCCGGCCGCCGCGGGTGAGGCAGCGGCTGGTGACCTCGATCGGGTCGGGGACGCCGGGGGCGTCGGCTAAGGGGAGGTGGCCGGTGAGCGGCGGCGCGGCGGGCGCGGACACCTTCAGCCGATGGGATGCCGGGCGCAGGGGCGGGCGGAGGGAGGTCATCAGGGCTTCACCGGGCCGAGGTCGGGCGTGTCCGTGAGGTGGACGCGCGGCTCGGTCGTGGCCTGCAGTTCCAGCAGGACCAGTTCGTTGGTGCCGGGACGCAGGACGGGCGCGGGCACGTACAGCGTGCGCTGCGGGCCGCGGTTCCAGTAGCGGCCGAGGTGGAAGCCGTTGATCCAGGCCTGGCCCTTGGTCCAGCCGGGCAGGGAGAGGAAGGTGTCGGCGGGCGTACGGACCTCGAAGGTGCCGTGGTGGAAGGCCGGTCCGGCTCCCGCGGGCAGGTCGGCGGCCGGGGCGAAGGGCACCTGGCCGACGGCGTCCAGCGCCAGGGGGTGGCAGTCCCAGCCGTGCAGGGCGGTGCCGTCGAAGGTGACCGGTCCGAGCAGGCCCTTCGGGGCGCCGATGCGCGGGCCGTAGTTGACGCCGCCCATGTTCTCGACGAGCACGTCCAGCGTGGCGCCGGCTCGCGCAACGCGCACGGGCAGGGCTTCCTCATGGTGTTCGCGTTCGAGTACGCCGACGGGGGCGCCGTCCACGAAGACCTGGGCGCGGTCGCCGACCCCGCCCGCGAAGTGCAGGACACCGTCGCCGGACACGGGGAGCGTGGTGCGGTACAGGGCGTAGCCCGCGCGCAGGCCCAGCTCCTCCATCGTCACCGGGTCGGCGTCGACGCGTACCGGCTCGGCGAGGAGGCCCGCGTGCGCGAGCAGCGGAGCCCGGCCGTCCAACTCCACGGACGTGGGCGGGAGTTTGGGCTCCGGTGCCGGGGCGGGCTCGTCGGGTACCGGGGCGTGGCGGGCGATGACCTCGCGGAAGGCGTGGTACTTCGGACCCGGGTCGCCGGACTCGGTGAGGGCCGCGTCGTAGTCGTACGAGGTCACGACGGACTCGTACGCGTGGTCGTGGTTGGCGCCGTTGGTGAAGCCGAAGTTGGTGCCGCCGTGGAACATGTAGATGTTGACCGAGGCGCCCGCGGAGAGCAGCCGGTCGAGGTCGGCGGCGGCGTCGGCCGCGTCGCGCACGTGGTGCGGTTCGCCCCAGTGGTCGAACCACCCGATCCAGAACTCCGCGCACATCAGGGGTCCTTCGGGCCGATGGGCACGCAACTGCTCCAGGGACTCGGTGATCCGGCTGCCGAAGGTGCCGGTGCTGAGGACACCGGGGAGGCTGCCGGCCGCCAGGTGCTCCGGGTTGGCCTGGTCGCAGGTGAAGAGGAGTTCCTCGACGCCCCGGGCGCGGAAGGACTCGGCGAGGTGTTCCAGGTACGCGCGGTCGTCGCCGTACGCCCCGTACTCGTTCTCCACCTGTACGGCGATCACCGGGCCCCCGTTCGCGACCAGTTGGGGCAGGATCGGGGGCAGCAGCAGGTCGAAGTAGCGGTCGAGGGCGTCGGTGAAGCGGGGGTCGCTGGTGCGCAGCCGGATGTCGGTGTCCGTGGTGAGCCAGGAGGGCAGACCGCCGCCGTCCCACTCGGCGCAGATGTACGGGCCGGGGCGCAGCAGGACGTGCAGGCCCTCGGACTTCGCCAGCCGGAGATAACGCGGCAGGTCGAGGATGCCGTCGAGGACGAGGGTGCCTGGCTCGGGCTGGTGGAGGTTCCAGGGGACGTACGTCTCCACCGTGTTGAGGCCCATCAGCCGGGCCTTGCGGAGCCGGTCGGCCCACTGGTCGGGGTGGATGCGGAAGTAGTGCATCGCACCGGAGATGATCCGGAACGGCTCTCCGTGGAGCCGGAATCCGTCGGACGAGGTACTCAGGGCCGACGTGCTCGGAGCGGACATGAGGAGGCTGTTTCCCTTCAGCTCGGGTGTGGGATCGGACGGGGGACCGGTACATCGGACGTGGGACCGGTACAGGGGTGCGTCAGCGATTGCGTGCGTGATGACGCCAGCGGTCGGTCGGCGGTCGGGTCAGTGGTGGGCGGACGGGCGCGTGGCGCGGACCAGCCAGAGCGTGGCGGCCAGGCACAGTGCCGAGACCGCGCACAGCAGGAGCGGTACGGCACGCACCCCGGACCACTCGATGGCCTTGCCGAGCGCGGGTCCCGCGACGACTCCGCCGACCATCGACGCGGCGATGACCACCGCGCCGGCTCTGCGGGCCTTCGGGGCCGCCCTGTTGAGCCAGGGCAGCCCGGTGGGGAAGATCGGCGCGATGAACAGGCCGACTCCCGCGTACGCGTAGGGGGCGAGTGCCGGGACCGTGGCCAGCAGCAGGCAGACCGTCATGCCCGCGCACGAGACGGTGACGATCGACTGGGCGGAGTGGCGCAGCGCGAGCGGTGCCGCGAGGAAGCGGCCGACGGTCATCATCAGCCAGTACACGGAGGTGGCGGTGGCCGCGGCCCCGGCGCCGTACCCGACCGCCTCCAGGTGTGTGGGCTCCCAGCCGCCGACGCCCGCCTCGATGCCCACGTGCAGCACGTACAGGGTGACGAACATGGCGAGCACCGACCCCAGACTGCGGCCGAGGACCGACGCGCCACCGGCCTGCGGCGCCCCCTCGCCGGGCTTCGGCGCGTGCTCGCGTACGCCTTTCAGGCACAGCAGCAGGGGCAGGTTGACGGCGGCGAAGACGAGGAAGACCGCCGGATAGTGCCCGGCGCCGACCGCGCCGATCACGGCGGGTCCGAGGATCGCGCCCACGCCGAAGTGCGCGTTGAGGATGTTGAGCATAGCGGTCGAGCGGCGCCCGAAGCCGACGGCGAACAGCTGGTTGAGCCCGTAGTCGATACCGCCGAAGCCGAGTCCGGCGAGCAGGGCCGCGACCAGCGAGACGGGCCAGTTCGGCGCCAGCGCGAAGCCGGCCGCGCCGACGGCCATCAGCAGGTACGAGGCCCCGAGGAGCTGCCGGTTGCCGAGCCGGCCGTACAGCCGGTCGAAGAGGAGGACTCCGGCGACGCCGCCGAAGAAGTGCGCGCTCAGTCCCAGCCCGGCGGCCGAGGGCGAGAGCCCGAACTCCTCGCGGAGGGCGGGGATGGAGGGACCGTAGAGGGCCTGGAGCGCGCCGATGAGAACGAACCCGCCGCAGGAGGCGACGACGGCCGCGGTACTGAACACGCGCACGTCCGGGACTTCCCGGACGGGCACAGTCACAGGCTCCGGGGCGCTCGTGGCCGGTCGCGCGGTCGGCAGGCCTGTGACGTGGTCACTCACGTGGTCACTCACGCGGACTCCAGTTGACGGGCCACGCTCCAGCGGGCGACGGGCCGACCGGGGCGTCGGCGGTGGCGCTACGGGAACCATGATGTTACCGGTAACTTAAAGCCGTCAAGATCTCCGCGTCAGGATCGTGCGAGAGGTCGGCGAGGGCCCGGATCAGGTCGGTCGACGGGCCGGGCTCAGGGCAGGGTGCGGCGCAGGGCGGCGTGGAGGTGGGCCGGATCCGTCCAGTGGCGGGTCCTGGTCGGCGGCACCCGCCAGTGCAGACCGGGCGCGTACGTGCGATGCCGGGGCGGGATGGCCACGTGGGAGCCCGGGCCGAGGATCTGCGCCGGGGCGATGTCCCAGGTGGCGGCCTCGCCCGGCGGGACGAGCCAGTAGAGGACACCGCCGAAGCCGTCCTCGATCACCGCTCCCGTGCGCGAGCCCAGATGTTCGAGGATGCGCAGGCCCGTGGCCAGCGGGACCCGTACCGCGTCCCAC is a genomic window of Streptomyces sp. NBC_00414 containing:
- a CDS encoding beta-galactosidase, which codes for MTSLRPPLRPASHRLKVSAPAAPPLTGHLPLADAPGVPDPIEVTSRCLTRGGRPWFPVSGEFHYTRYPAGEWEEELLKMKAGGVTAVAGYVIWIHHEETEGRIRFDGDRDLRRFAQLCARHGLDLIPRIGPWSHAEVRNGGFPDWLLTRTRAPRTDDPAYLEPVRTWYEAIAGQLYGLDRAHGGPIVAIQIENELYDQPGHLLTLKRMAQDAGLSAPLWTSTAWGGVRLPPDELLPLYGGYPETFWTEADGGWPDTCRKHFFFTHQRDDEGIGADLRPTTVRGADPSASAARFPWATCELGGGMAVSYHRRPRVDAADVGALGLTKIGCGSVWQGYYMFHGGTNPVGERTTLQESHATGYPNDLPVRTYDFQAPLGEYGQYRPSYDELRLQHLMLADFGQLLAPMESFLPARQPTGQGDRDTLRWAVRAAEDSGFLFVNNHQPHEELPAHPDTSFTVEFPAGPALTLPSTPVTVPAGAYFCWPLRLDVDGLRLDWATAQPVCTVVDDGDGGSRTVLVLAATEGVPVELALDATTLASVRTPSGQCATLDGRVLVTGLRPGTDALVEVDTADGDRVGILVLDATTARTAYRGVAWGAERLVLCETGAGVVFDEHARDGQGEVRVHGPAGDPSFAVLPAPRRPPVVTGASVRESGDGVFTRFQVLSEGRHPRFTGKAGLVRAAGPAPEPVTGVQGRASAPADEHYDTAAAEYAIAVPDGLPLTGTLLRVHWTGDVARAYVGDTLVADQFFAGLPWDIALDRLPAFALRGEGLRLKVLPRRADARVYVAEGAAGGGGAEVAVERVEWVTTRTWAVGEG
- a CDS encoding LacI family DNA-binding transcriptional regulator — protein: MTRSTGDGAPPPGPGPAKGRSRRNFAGARPVMGDVARLAGVSKQTVSRVLNDNPAVRPETREVVLTAMRTLGYRPSRSARSLASGRTRMLGVISFDAARFGPASILTAINTAAQDAGYLVSSIALDTADRATVVRAVDTLSAEGADGVIAIAPQRWVGRALAEAQLDTPLMILENDLGNDASFVTADNRAGARMATEHLLDLGHGTVRHIAGPTGWLSADRRVEAWRATLQAAGAPVHEPLVGDWSADSGYELGRGLAGDPDVTAIFASNDQMALGVLRALHESGRHVPDDVSVVGYDDIPEAAHLLPPLTTVRTDFPEIGTRSLRLLLSQLDGPPEPALGRVVPVELIVRRSTGPAPGR
- a CDS encoding glycoside hydrolase family 35 protein; this translates as MSAPSTSALSTSSDGFRLHGEPFRIISGAMHYFRIHPDQWADRLRKARLMGLNTVETYVPWNLHQPEPGTLVLDGILDLPRYLRLAKSEGLHVLLRPGPYICAEWDGGGLPSWLTTDTDIRLRTSDPRFTDALDRYFDLLLPPILPQLVANGGPVIAVQVENEYGAYGDDRAYLEHLAESFRARGVEELLFTCDQANPEHLAAGSLPGVLSTGTFGSRITESLEQLRAHRPEGPLMCAEFWIGWFDHWGEPHHVRDAADAAADLDRLLSAGASVNIYMFHGGTNFGFTNGANHDHAYESVVTSYDYDAALTESGDPGPKYHAFREVIARHAPVPDEPAPAPEPKLPPTSVELDGRAPLLAHAGLLAEPVRVDADPVTMEELGLRAGYALYRTTLPVSGDGVLHFAGGVGDRAQVFVDGAPVGVLEREHHEEALPVRVARAGATLDVLVENMGGVNYGPRIGAPKGLLGPVTFDGTALHGWDCHPLALDAVGQVPFAPAADLPAGAGPAFHHGTFEVRTPADTFLSLPGWTKGQAWINGFHLGRYWNRGPQRTLYVPAPVLRPGTNELVLLELQATTEPRVHLTDTPDLGPVKP
- a CDS encoding DUF4142 domain-containing protein translates to MRVTQRTAGTVFVIGGLAVTLAALAYPALVGVETTTTSQDRIIANTRYGPLTEADRDFVVKVRAAGLWEHPLGLMAMERGTTPAMKEAGKHLVAGHSGLDEMCRKMAPELGITLPNQASPQQQQFVATVDGSTGQQFDTTAVNIMRVTHGQIFPVIAKIRANTKNTMIRELADLANDTVLDHITVLEKTDLVNYDQVNFQQTTPPKLPKTEMTPPAPQPGAPVLVLNEPEGLDVNTTSPTPTPTPTPAVG
- a CDS encoding MarR family winged helix-turn-helix transcriptional regulator, whose product is MDDVDVTEDLDVTKDTTTKNEVAAVTEVAEVAAVTAEDAAVDGVDDVDAVTRAVLTASRVLVAVSARSLAEVEERVTLPQVRMLVVLSTRGATKLVTLAELLQVAPSTAMRMVDRLITAGLADRQTNPGNRRETLLRLTEEGRRTVEDVTARRRAEIATIVERLTPHQRTAIVEALTAFNEAGGEPPVPDVDDAEPHPLGWVDATARHDA
- a CDS encoding MFS transporter, translated to MFSTAAVVASCGGFVLIGALQALYGPSIPALREEFGLSPSAAGLGLSAHFFGGVAGVLLFDRLYGRLGNRQLLGASYLLMAVGAAGFALAPNWPVSLVAALLAGLGFGGIDYGLNQLFAVGFGRRSTAMLNILNAHFGVGAILGPAVIGAVGAGHYPAVFLVFAAVNLPLLLCLKGVREHAPKPGEGAPQAGGASVLGRSLGSVLAMFVTLYVLHVGIEAGVGGWEPTHLEAVGYGAGAAATATSVYWLMMTVGRFLAAPLALRHSAQSIVTVSCAGMTVCLLLATVPALAPYAYAGVGLFIAPIFPTGLPWLNRAAPKARRAGAVVIAASMVGGVVAGPALGKAIEWSGVRAVPLLLCAVSALCLAATLWLVRATRPSAHH